One genomic segment of Mustelus asterias chromosome 26, sMusAst1.hap1.1, whole genome shotgun sequence includes these proteins:
- the LOC144479515 gene encoding cold-inducible RNA-binding protein-like isoform X3: MSDEGKLFVGGLNFDTDEQSLEQLFSKYGEVRDVLVIKDKDTHKSRGFGFVTFENPDDARDALAMNGKSVDGRQIRVDQAGKGSGGRSRNYQSGQSRGYGFRGGRSNRGFYRDGDRSGRSNYRSDYYNRSQNSSSYGYNSSVGRSYRDDYDSYE; encoded by the exons ATGTCTGATGAAGGAAAGCTTTTTGTTGGTGGACTCAACTTTGACACGGATGAGCAATCACTGGAACAACTATTTTCCAAGTACGGGGAGGTTCGTGATG TCCTTGTGATCAAAGATAAAGATACACACAAATCCCGAGGATTTGGTTTTGTTACTTTTGAAAATCCTGATGATGCACGAGATGCCTTGGCTATGAATGGAAAG TCAGTTGACGGTCGGCAGATTCGAGTAGATCAAGCAGGAAAGGGCTCCGGAGGGCGGTCTCGGAATTACCAAAGTGGGCAATCACGAGGTTATGGATTTCGTGGTGGGAGAAGCAACCGTGGATTTTACAGAG ACGGTGACAGAAGTGGACGAAGCAATTACAGAAGCGACTACTATAATAG gAGTCAAAATTCTAGCAGCTATGGCTATAACAGTTCAGTTGGAAGGTCGTATCGGGATGACTATGATAGTTATG
- the LOC144479515 gene encoding cold-inducible RNA-binding protein B-like isoform X1 → MCTILIFHALPTDPTWLAENAMSDEGKLFVGGLNFDTDEQSLEQLFSKYGEVRDVLVIKDKDTHKSRGFGFVTFENPDDARDALAMNGKSVDGRQIRVDQAGKGSGGRSRNYQSGQSRGYGFRGGRSNRGFYRDGDRSGRSNYRSDYYNRSQNSSSYGYNSSVGRSYRDDYDSYATNE, encoded by the exons ATGTGTACAATATTGATTTTCCATGCCCTTCCAACAGACCCGACCTGGCTTGCAG AAAACGCCATGTCTGATGAAGGAAAGCTTTTTGTTGGTGGACTCAACTTTGACACGGATGAGCAATCACTGGAACAACTATTTTCCAAGTACGGGGAGGTTCGTGATG TCCTTGTGATCAAAGATAAAGATACACACAAATCCCGAGGATTTGGTTTTGTTACTTTTGAAAATCCTGATGATGCACGAGATGCCTTGGCTATGAATGGAAAG TCAGTTGACGGTCGGCAGATTCGAGTAGATCAAGCAGGAAAGGGCTCCGGAGGGCGGTCTCGGAATTACCAAAGTGGGCAATCACGAGGTTATGGATTTCGTGGTGGGAGAAGCAACCGTGGATTTTACAGAG ACGGTGACAGAAGTGGACGAAGCAATTACAGAAGCGACTACTATAATAG gAGTCAAAATTCTAGCAGCTATGGCTATAACAGTTCAGTTGGAAGGTCGTATCGGGATGACTATGATAGTTATG
- the LOC144479515 gene encoding cold-inducible RNA-binding protein B-like isoform X2, with protein sequence MSDEGKLFVGGLNFDTDEQSLEQLFSKYGEVRDVLVIKDKDTHKSRGFGFVTFENPDDARDALAMNGKSVDGRQIRVDQAGKGSGGRSRNYQSGQSRGYGFRGGRSNRGFYRDGDRSGRSNYRSDYYNRSQNSSSYGYNSSVGRSYRDDYDSYATNE encoded by the exons ATGTCTGATGAAGGAAAGCTTTTTGTTGGTGGACTCAACTTTGACACGGATGAGCAATCACTGGAACAACTATTTTCCAAGTACGGGGAGGTTCGTGATG TCCTTGTGATCAAAGATAAAGATACACACAAATCCCGAGGATTTGGTTTTGTTACTTTTGAAAATCCTGATGATGCACGAGATGCCTTGGCTATGAATGGAAAG TCAGTTGACGGTCGGCAGATTCGAGTAGATCAAGCAGGAAAGGGCTCCGGAGGGCGGTCTCGGAATTACCAAAGTGGGCAATCACGAGGTTATGGATTTCGTGGTGGGAGAAGCAACCGTGGATTTTACAGAG ACGGTGACAGAAGTGGACGAAGCAATTACAGAAGCGACTACTATAATAG gAGTCAAAATTCTAGCAGCTATGGCTATAACAGTTCAGTTGGAAGGTCGTATCGGGATGACTATGATAGTTATG